gagatgggagagcaGGTAGGGGGAGAGCGACAGGGGAAGGTTCCCCGGAGGACAATCTACTTTGCCAGTGGAGAGACCATGGAAGAGTACAGCacagatgaggaggaagaggaggagcctTTGAAGAAAGACCTCATGGCTGTGGACCCGGTAAGCTGATCCTCTGACCAGTTTGCATTTTTGATTCACCCCATGACATAACCCTCTTCAAATGGAAAATTGTGTGAGCTATAGAAAGCACTCACTTAACTTAAGCAGGGCAGCTACTGTACCAGCAGTTGTGGTCTATTGTAACACTACACCAAACTGCTGCTGTATGAGGACATGGTCTAGAAGAGGCCTTTAGGTTTAATCACAAGACATTAGAGCGGTTACCTTGCATTGCCCTTTTCTTGTCTAAAAGTGGATGTGTGGTCAGTGTTGTTTGTTGCTTTGTGATATGTTTCAGTCCAAGCTGACCTGGGGTCCATATTTCTGGTTTTATATGTGGCGAGCAGCCACCTCCACTATCTCCGGTAGGCCTTGGTTGCATCTGTCATTCTATACTGCCTAGGGCAATGACTTTACATATTCTTAGATTTCTGGGTGACTTGATTAACTTAACCACGTCTTATCCCTCCTGCTAATGCACCTAtgtgcttgttttttttccccaacagtGTGTGACTACCTGGGGGAGAGAATGGCATCATTGTTTGGCATCACTTCGCCAAAATACCAGTACGCTATTGATGAGTACTACCGCATGAAGAAGGAGGTACTGTAGCAGACATGCATACACCTTGTCATGCCTGATGTATAAACCTCAGCATAGTCACCATGAAAAAAGGACATAAGCAGAAACAAGCGTGGACACAGACATTTTCTACTTATGAAAACACAACACCAGTTTCAAGCATTCAGTCACAAACAGTAGGGGATTTGTGCCAGCTTAATATAATCACAGAaactttaatcagttcatctggatgcagtgtttattgagagaaacatttcatctctcatctaagtgacctcttcagtctcaactggctccaGGTATcgccacccatataaacaatacagtgacaaacaacatttgccactgtttgcaatcacagcattgtaaagtggcgacagatgtactcttagccccccccccccccccagttcacggatggtcgttcccttttcacatagatggcctctttgactccctgttcaaaccagcattcctccctatcaaggatgtgcacatattcatccttgaaagagtggccactggactgtagatggtgtagactgcggagtcctggcctgacgtgttagctctcctgtgttgtgccatcttcttggccagtatctgtttggtttccccgatggacaagtcacagcaatcctcctggcaccctgtccttggggtggaccaatttctggcgcagtgtgttttggggtttgaaagcaaccgagacgcggtgtttggaaaatatgcgttgcgtctcaacttttccgagactcccgccacatacggaatcaacactggtttacgcttagacagctgttgtccttctcctcttttcgatcagctggtgcactgtttggggggtcttcttggctttgacaaatTCCCAGTTAGGTAAACCATGCTTaatcagggcctgtttaatgtgggatttctccccttccctggccgctgtgttggtagggatgttgtcagcttgttagtacaatgctgtgattgcaactattccccaatcctctgaatagtacacatagccattgtaactctagttaaaggtcacggcaatttgcatatgaaactgatcgttggtttcggtcattatgccactgtattgtttataagggtggggatacctgcagtcagttgagactgaagaggtcacttagatgaatgatgaaacgtttctgtcaataaatgtgtaccgatgaagtgattcaactttctgtgattttcttacctggattattgagcatgcataaagacagcttAATATAATGGTTGTTGTTGATTATGTTCACCTGTTAGAACATTTAATTTAGTATTCAACTTATTCAGGTTTTCCAggagtctaaaaaaaaaaaaaaaaagacatcgaGCAGTAGACCACTCAAGTGTTGTGCATTTTGAATTTATTATTGTGCGTAAGGTCTAAGCTTAGGTAAAAGATAGTGATAATAATTTGAGATGTTTCTAGAAATTATGAATAACAGCAAGTTTGTCAAATCATAAGAAGTAACGGCGACAGCAAGTAATGTAAAGGCTAGAAAATGGGCACAATCTCTAAATGAACTGTCTCACCAGAGAGTTTCATTGTCTTCCAACAAACAGTCCTGACCCTGTTAAAGGCTGATACAGTTGGAAGTTGGAAGTTTACATACACTTAGGTTGAAGGCatcaaaattctttttttttaaccactccACAGATTTCATGTTTACTAACTAGTTTTGGCAAGTCGGTTAAGACATCTACTTTGTGCATGACACAAGTAATTCTTCCAACAATTGTTTACAGACAGATTTCACTTATAATTCACTATATCACAATTCCAGCGGGTCAGAAGTTTACATGCACTTAAGTTGACTGTGTCTTTGATGATGTCATGGCTTGAGAAGCTTCTGATAGGCTAATTGACATCATTTGAGTCAATTGGAGGTGTACCCGAGGATGTATTTTAAAGCCTACCTTCAGACTGCTTGACATCATGTGAAAAATCAAAAGAAATCAGTCAAGACCTAAAAAAAATATTTGTGGACCTCCACAAGTCTGGTTCATCCTCTGGCTCATGAAGGTGCCACGTATGACCGTGGTATGTTCatgaaaatttattttttttacttgcatACTAATGTTGTACAAACATTAGTATGCAAGTATAAGCACCATGGTGCAGCCGTCATACCGCTCAGGCAGTAGACGCGTTCTGTCCCCTAGAGACGAACGTACTTTGGcgcaacaaatgcaaatcaatccCAGAACAGCAGCAAAGGACCTTGTGAGAATGCTGGAGGAAACAGGTACAAGTGTCTATATCCGCAGTAAAGCGAGTCCAATGTTGACATAACCTGAAAGGCTGCTCAGCAGGGAAGAAGCCACTGCCCCGAAACTGCCACAAAAAAGCCTGACTACGGTTTGCAACTGCACATGGGGACAAAGGTGAAATGTCCTcaggttcatccatccatccatccatccatccatccatccattatccaaaccgcttatcactGGGAATGCGATGAAAGAAATAAAAGCTGAAATGAATCATTCTCCCCTattattctgacatttcacactcTTAAAGTAGTGATCCTAACTGACTGAACTAAGACAGGGAATGCTAATTAGGATTATATGTCAGGAATTGGGAAAAACTGAGTTTAAATGTATTTGGCTAGGGTATGTGTAAACGTCTGacttcaagtcaagtcagttttatttgtatagcccattatcacaaatttgcctcactgggctttacagcaacacaacatcctgacctTAAACCTTTGCATCAGCTAAGGAACagctacctaaaaaaaaaaaaaaaaaactttaacagggagaaaaataggaagaaacctcagggagagcaacagaggagggatctctctcccaagacacacagatatgcaatggatgttgtgtttacacagtttacagaacacaacattgaaagaaggtaacagaattataatgaacttataaaatatatgacgaatttgatgaggaggatgtcaagcagtgtccagatgccaccggaacagcccaggacctaagccacatgaccaccattcaatgtagacctgacaggaggacagactacacaagcacacaggggagactcacatcacaccattcacatacacgggagaagagacaagaaaaaccatcagtcacacattggagagagagagaagcatataaacaagtctggatgaaacaaatgcatgtagagTCCGTAGCTCTGTCTTgtattaaaaacaacaacagtgcaTTAACGATCTAACTCCAGCATTTTCCTTCTGGCTCTCtcgtgcaggaggaggaggaggaggaggagaaccgTCTGTCCGAGGCGGCAGAACGTCAATTTGACGAGCAGCAGAGGCAGGAGCAGGAGAACCTCGTGCCTCTTCATGCTCCTACAGTGGAGCAGCCGGAGGGCTCAGGGGCCTCCTTCGTCAACGTCAGCTTTGAACTTGACCCCGAGCCAGCCCTCAGCGCTCCCGACACCAACAGAGTCCCCGCCCCGCTCTCCTGAACCCCGACATGCAAACAAGAGCTTTTACTATTCACAGACTTCTAACTCTCCCATGTGGCTTGGCATACATCCAGAATCCAgtcaatttatttttttcttatgtAACATAGATTAATGGCATTaatatttttgtatgttttcatTTTTATATTTGAAGTTTATTTTCAATGCAATGCATGACAAAGGGCTGTTTAAGTTACTGGATTCCCTCTATATATGAATGTAGTTTAGTGTATAGTGTTTGAAAGATGGAGATGTGGGATGTAGTTGTTTCCAGACTACGACAACAGCAGCAGGGTTAGATCAAGGATTGGGCTAATTCATTTAAAATTTGGAATtagtccagccatccatccattatccaaatcacttatccttacccagggtcgcgggaatgctggagcctatccaagcagttgTCTTGATAGTGAAATGAAGCCCCATTTATATCTCATACGACAGTTTTCATTTTTGGTAGTTTATTCATTATTTGGAAAAGAGCTTTCTTTTGTTTAGTGGACAAAATATGGCTTTTCAGCTTCAAAAGTTGGATTGACTGAGTTGGAGGGGAGTTGGCCACATCCCTGGGCTGTCCAACACCATGTTATACCCAGATGTTAGTCTTAACTAGTAGTATGCAAAATGAGAATTATACATTTGACATTATTTTTTGGGTAGTGGGTCTAAATGGCTCTTCACTTCCTTCTACTCCAGTATTTCAGCCTTTACTCCTTATATCCTACAACGTCTAGTCCTTGTTGGTCCATGGGAGTAACAATGCATTCGAGAAAACTGGAAACTCGGAAATATTCAACTTTCAAACCAGAAGCTGAATGTGTTCTTTGAGCACCTGGTCTGACAATATGTTGTACCCCGCTGTTCGGTGGTCTCTCCCGGCTACACCATCACAGATCTCCTGAAATGCGGTGGTTTTCAGAACAGCGTCATTGATGTGTCATGAATTAGGCAAACCCTATCCCTAAGATGAACCCTAACCTCCCATCTGTGGCACTGTTCTGAAATCCTGTGGCGTTTAATGCGGTTCACACTGTCATCTCTGAAGAAATGTTCCTCGCTGGCATGACTCGGTCTCACCCCTATTCGTGTTCTCATTGTGCGAAGAGGAAGGGATGCTGTGGCTGTAGTTGTAATATGGATTGGTTTACTATTATTAGTTTCTATTACTGAAAGAGCCATTAGTCTATACTAATCCCCGCAGGGCCAAGTCAAGGGCTTACTAGACCAAGACCCAACTTGGTTAATATTATGAATCCCTCATATTTAATTCCCATATTTACTTGACCCCTTCTTGTTTCCTTCTAGAGATGAGTTGTAAGCTCAGAACTGATATTCGGTATTTTCTCTAGTTATCGCAGTTCCAGTCTGCTGTCAGTTTCTATCTCCCAGTAAGTGTTTGTTTGAATTGGCGGTAGGGGTTAAGCTGATATATAGCCTGCTATGATTGGGACTGTGGCTGGCCCTGCATGGTTCTGTATTGACTGATGGACTTCTATATTGGTAGTGACTGCACTCACTGTGTGGTGGTTAAAATACGTCAGCTGCAGGGTAATTGATCATGCCTGTCAAGTACCAATAGACATGAATAATTTCCTGTGCAAGTTGTCTAAGTGCACTGAGGTGTGCTATGGTCTTTTCACTTGACATCATGGCACCTTTCCGGCGCCATTATGCATTCAGATTTAATTCAGATGGAAGGAATAATCAGGCTGACCACAGTTCAGTGCCCTTTctctgtcaaagtgtccttgtgGAAACACGCCATATGATTTTGTAGCTGCAGAGCAGGCCGACAACGTAAGCGAGTGCCCGTCTTTATTGTCTTTCTTTTTTATGATAGTTATTCGTAATGATATGGCTTTACGATGTAATGAAGAACCTCAGTTTTCAGCTAAAGACACCCGAGGTGTTTTCTTATTTGTCCGACTTTGGCATCCTGGTTTGATGGTATTCTCCTTCCCAACTTTTCAAAACATCCAAGCATCAACCTCAGGTCTTGCCATTGCAGGGATATTGGACATTTCTGACTAAAATTAAATTTTGATTTGGATCTATAAGCAGAGTGGAATCACGTTATTCAATATATTCCCCTCTGGCAAATCAGCTTTGAGTAATCCTGGCAGCTGTTTGGACATTTTAAGACGAGCCTCTCTCGTGCAGATCAGAGATGAACTGGAATAGTGTATTACTACCAATGTAATGACACACACGGTTGCGATGACAGATTAGTAGAGGAGTTTAGAAAGCTGAACAGTATGAAGAAGTCCGTGGAGGTTGGCTTTTAGGGGAGGTGTGATAAATCATATCCATTATACACATTTTCATAttagtcccagaaagttgaatcagttcatctggacacaacgtttgagagaaatgttttatcactcatctgagtgacctcttcagtctcaactgactgcaggtatccccacccttagaaacaatacagtggcataaggatCGGTTTGTTATACAAATTaccttgaccattaactagagttacagtggtcatgtgtactattcacagaggattggggaatagttgcaatcacagcattgtaagatggtgacggatgtactctcaggcccccccccccagttcagggatggtcattccctcttcacatagatggcctctttgactccccattcaaaccagcgttcctccctatcaaggacgtgggcatcctcatccctgaaagaggggccactggtctgtagatggtgtggactgtggagtcctggcctgacacgttagctcttctgtgttgtgccatcctcttgaacAGCGCTGATgtataagtcatggcaatcctcctgtcaCTTAACAGTgactgtttgtgccgggggatccCATCCTAGGATTGCcatgggggacacctgcagtctggtGAGACTGAGGGGGGGGCGTTTCAACACTCACACTTAGATGAGtgttgaaacgtttctctcaataaacgttgtgtccagatgaactgattcacctttctgtgattttcttacctcgattattgagcatgcatagataCATTTCCATGTTAGGCTCGTAAGTGCCATCATTAGTTGGTCATCATAGGTGTCCAAAGACATTTTCTTGAGTCAAGACCTcacgcaaaaaaaaataaaaaatccaattTTTCTTCTCTACAACCGCTCACTACTCTTTatgttgttttattttgcttCACACACATGCAGGAGTGCATGTGAAGAGAATTCTTGCCATGATTGAAATCCTAATGGAAGATTTCATTATACTTTAGAGAGTTGGGAAAATGGCAAATGTTCACCGCAAAAATCTGCAGTGATTTATTTTCTTTCTCATtttgggggtggggtgtggggagggggttaaaatgtatgaagaagcaAATTTATTAATATCACTGAAAACAAAGAtacttattttatatttattGTGAATTAATAAATCTTTCAAAGTTCAAAAATATTGTGCAATTCTGCTTCACGAAGGGCTGCACTGAGCCCTTTTACtaaaggtgtttgtgtgtgtgtatgtgtgtatatatatatatataaactccgcacaaaaagtaaggaaatgtgtgtctggtagattatttctttgttgtaacaatgcttcttggcaataaatcttatatcaggcagctgattgtcagcacctggggtaccagaagcgcaaaacaagagtcaatagcaacagcaaaataagctgtttggcattggcagagaagatttggcaaatttttctgtAACTGGTAACTGGTTCAGGGCTACACAAATCAACTTGTCTATTTTCCTTACGGAAGAACAAAAGCACCATACAGTGTTCAACATGCCTTTGGGTTTATTACAGAACAGGAAATGAAAGGGGGGGGGACGTTCCGTTATTTAATAAATTGATTTAATTTGCCAATAACTAAAATTCCATAACACCAATAATGATATCACAAGCCATATTTTGGCTTTTGGTGATGTGGTCGTTCCCCTTCTAGACATTTTGGGCTATAcctgtatatatattatatatgttcaAAAAGTAAGACACCGTTTCCTTTAACACcaccggtggggggggggtattccctTTAGTTATCTAACCTGGTAACAACAAAGTGAAAGAGTAACTGAAGCAGATTTCAAGTTTTGCATGTAATTCTGATGGACAACATTTACCTCCGTGTTGATTTTTTACCAGATTTGCTGATAAAACGCCAGGTAGACGGAGCCAATGTCTAAGAGATAAAGAAGACAACAGTATGACGTGTTGAAGTGGGACTTTAGAGAAGGTTTGGACAGCACTCGACATGACAGGCCTCGAACAAAAATCTCGACTGTTTTGAACTTGGGGCAAAAATGAACCCTGAGACCTAAAACCAAAGACAAAAATCTGTACAATCGCATGTTATCGGCACAGGAACACCGATAGATCTTAAGCAGCACTCACGCTCACGCTCAcgctcacgctcacacacacacacacacacgactgaagAAAAATAGGTATTTCAGGAAACTCAGTATTTCAGAAGCTGGATTACATTTTCAACAGTACATTTCCAGTAAGCATCCATCCATCTTACATTCTTttcaaaattattatttttttggcatttccacctttattagatagcgatagtcgagagagacggcaaaggcaggggagagagagaggggatgacatgcagcaaagggcccgagccggattcgaacccgagGCCGCtggggtaaggactcagccttatgtggtacctcGCCACCGGGGTGCCCCGCCATCTTACAATCTTCAATTTGCACCCAAGCAGCATTTTGTGCACAAAAGCGCAAGATCTAAATCTCTCCGTTCGGTCTGATGAAGACTTTTGTCTTCTGTATAATTCTCTTCAGGTGGGAAGTCCAAGATGAGCCCTAACGCTTAATTCCCTTCGGCACCAACAGCCGTGACGGGTTGTGGTAATAATATCCATCCAAACGATAAAATCTAGGAGGTGAATTAGTCTCccttcccccccaccccttttttctccccaattgtatccggtcaattaccccgctcttccgagacgtcctgttcactgctccaccccctctgctgatccagggagggctgcagactaccacatacctcctccgatacatgtggagtcgccagccgcttcttttcacctgacagtgaggagtttcaccatggggatgtagcgcgtgggaggatcacgctattgccccccggacaggcgcctcgaccgaccagaggaggcgctagtgcagcgaccaggacacacacccacatccggcttcccacctgcagacacgtccgattgtgtctgcagggatgcccgaccaagccggaggtaacgcggggactcgaaccggcgatccccatgttggtaggcaacggaatagaccgccacgctacccggatgcccccagtcTCTCTTTTTTGTCCGTTAATCCATCTAAAATGTAATATTGATTTCAACCAGACTCGACTGAGCCGCAATAAAGAGCTGCAGTAAAACGTCCTCAATGCAACCTTCTGAGTCCAAAGTTAAAACTGACGACagccacaaaaaagaaaaactaacaaagaaacatgaaggtCACGGTCACGATACTGTGGTTTGGATTGTACATGCTGCTGCTAGCTGAAGACAGGCGGGGACAGAAACGGGCAATAAAACGGCCTGCATGGCGCCTGTGGGATCTGTGCTTCCTGCACGCTGCAGGTCCAAAGGTTCAGAAAACGATCAATGGAATAAAACCCTTCATGTGGCCACTTTGTCTTCTACAATGTATCAAGTGCCGGTTCTGTAATAAAAATCTCGAATGGTTACATACTAACGTTTGCTGGTCGATGTAAGAACTTATTACGTCAACTGACGGCTATTACAACAAGTGGGGGTTACGACTTCCGGGTCGAATTATGTAACACTTCAACGGTTGATGTGAAAACATGTCAGATGTTTGATTTCCTGTCTGTTTAACACCAAGagttgtgtgtctgtgaatgttctcattcatccaggtcatggttatccaaaggagttgaatcaagtgcaactggacttgtccgtgaagatgtttcgcctctcatccaagaggcttcatcagttcgtgcctttctgactagaccaagctaggccAAGCTAGACTAGctagagaggcgaaacgtcttcacggatatataccaagtccagttgcacttgattcaactcctttggataaccaagagttgtgtgtctgtgtgtgtggtggccaaGGCTGGTGCAGTGTTTCCAAAGCTTGAATCTGGACTGTTGTCCTGTGACTCATCCCATCCCCATCTTCTTCCATCACAAGAAATCCAAATTCAAAAAGTAttttttgtaccccccccccctctcctttttctccccaattgcacttggccagttaccccactcttccgagccgtcccggtctctgctccaccccctctgccgatccggggagggctgcagactaccacatgcctcctgcaaaacatgtggagtcaccagcggcttcttttcacttgacagtgaggagtttcaccagggggacgtagcgcgcggggggatcacgctattccccccagccccccccccgaacaggcaccccgaccaaccagaggaggcgctagtgcagcgaccaggacacatacccacatccggcttcccccacctgcagacacggccaattgtgtctgtagggatgcccgaccaagctggagggtaacacggggattcgaactggcgatcccctgtgttggtaggcaacggattagaccgccatgccacccggacgcccttaaatTCAAAAAGTGGCTGCCTTCTCAAATTAACAACTGATCCAACATGATTTATGTAAAAAATTGACACGATGTTTCCACTCGTCTGAACCCCGGCTGTGCTTTTGgtaataaatacacagtggggttCAGACAACGGTTAAAAAACAACCAGCAGCTATTGAATTAGAAACGACCAAATTATTACGCTCACTTTTTCTCACATTAATAGTTTTTTATTACGTTAACTGCTGTTAAGAGTTCCCTACTGCGGTTCTCCCCCCTACATCAGATCAGGGTCAAAGGGCaaatggggaagaaaaaa
The DNA window shown above is from Lampris incognitus isolate fLamInc1 chromosome 16, fLamInc1.hap2, whole genome shotgun sequence and carries:
- the fam177a1 gene encoding protein FAM177A1 encodes the protein MSDLSLYLTNVNVSVGQTMEPEKNLEGMDDFETVEMGEQVGGERQGKVPRRTIYFASGETMEEYSTDEEEEEEPLKKDLMAVDPSKLTWGPYFWFYMWRAATSTISVCDYLGERMASLFGITSPKYQYAIDEYYRMKKEEEEEEEENRLSEAAERQFDEQQRQEQENLVPLHAPTVEQPEGSGASFVNVSFELDPEPALSAPDTNRVPAPLS